The window CTCTTAAGTTAAGAagaacagatatatatatatatatatattgtcgcTTAAGTAATTTGACCTATAAGCAATATACAACTTAGGAACATATATATAAGAACCGAGAATTTTCACAAATTGTCCGATgataaacttatatattgatTAGCTTTTATATTgattatacaacttataaattgTATTTGTCATGCAACTAAATTAATAATTGTATTTAGCTAAGTatatcatgtggggattaggatggaactattgtaccggcatcatatgatTCATACGAGGTTAGTCGATGGTATccattgtggtaccggggctatggttccctccattaccttttcttttttaagaatCCTTTTACCAATATTACCACACTTTGTTAAATACAGTTTATACACAGATATATTTTGTTGATAGATAACTACACCAATATTTTCACACGGTCTTACCAAGAATGTTGTCTAGTATTGCTTCTTTTGTGAAGCCAAACTTCAATCCGAATTCCAAATCATCTCATTCATACTCGTAGCATGTAGTATGCAAATGTTTTGACACTAATTACTACAAtcatattcttttttcttttggaatGACAATTCTACTCTATTCTTAAATATCTTATGTTAGGGTTGGATCTTGAACTTTTATCCAAGAGACAAGAGGCCCTACTAACTAAGTTAACCCGACGCGATATTCTTTATTCTTTTACCCAAGACCAATTAATATTGTATCTCATATAAGAAGCCCAACTCATTCTAGACCAAGACGGCAAGACCAAGACTAAGACCAAGACCCTGTAGATTTTAAATGTTTATCTGACTCGATTAAAGATTTGAGTAACTCCAAGTCAACCAAAGAGTGGTATATGAGAAATACGTATTCAAACAATTTATTAATCATTTCTGTTGGTATATAGTGCTAAAGCTACAAGTCCATGATTTTGTGTATGTAACTCAATTAACGACTTGAATATAATTGGGTTTGGATTTAAAACGGCGGAAAAAAAAACGAATATGATTTTGCAAAAACTTTCTTACCAAAGATGTGAATATCAGCCATATTGCAaacatgttgaagtttattaaattaaacattaTTAAAGTTTATCACAACTTACAATTTAATAACACACAATTTATCGTAACGACATAAAGCTGatccaaaaatgatatcaatgGTGACGGAAAACGTCCAAGAACAATTTCGGCGAAAAGGTTTTTTAAGGCCTTTAGTATCTAGATTGTAGATATGTAACTAGATACCAaaccatatataaatatagggaAAAACCAATATGCTAACAACAGCGGGGAAGAAACATGTTTTCCCCTCACAAACTCCCCCATGAAAATCACatgtataaatacaaaatctCCCCCCCCCctacaaaatcataaaaatatgaTGTTTCTAGCAGAATACTTGTTACTGTTATCCCCgtaaatataaacttaaaaatatttcttAGAAAAAGCAAAGCTTTGGGGGCGTTATGTTCTAACCATAAAGAAGAAGGGCACAAACTGTTAACAATCTAAAGTATAAGGTATTTACACTTCTTTAAACATATCAATAGAATATGAGATACAGAAACCCCTAAAACCCAAAGAGAAAAAACTCTACTTGCAGCCAACAAAGGAACCCAATAAATTTTCCGgccacttttataaaaaaagtatattaatttattttattttttttgttattcagCTAATATGACATTTATAGTATAATTGTtggtttattattgttttatatattattattaacttttagattttgttttttggtttgaATAGTTTGTACGGATAAAAAAATGTATCTCCAGTTTTACATAAATGATAATGGTGACAAAGTTTACACGTTGTCTTTCGACTTTCGATAGATATGTGTATAGTCATTCAAGATTGTAAATTTGGTTAGTCATTTTGACTGGCTGAGTCTTGAGTTGTATTTATAAGATACGAGTCATATACCCGCGTAATGTGGTGGCGATGGAGGTAATAGCgaggtggcggcggtggtgatgGGTGACGGCGGTGGTGATGAGTGACGGCGGTGATGGGTGGTGGGTGCGgcaatggtggtgaatgtaaaagtaatcgaggcagtgtagttattttaaggatttaaggatttatgttgtaaattatctaattaaaggtattataggtatattaggttaaattaatgaataaaggagagTGGTATTTTAGGTACTTCAACTCTTTAATTGAGATTAAAAAGGAGTTAGATGCTTTATtatgtattatagatatagattatagattatagatagataACGTGTTTaaagtctatatatatgttcaaaaaTGCAATTGTAAAacacatgttatttttttttaaggattacCATAAACTATAACTTGAATACCACCGGTCAATTGCCTTTATGCAACTAAATCGTTTGTCGAAAACATTTTGCAACTACCAAGCTATCATCGAAGCCTATTACTcgaaaaattgaaatgaaaaacaACATATGTCTTGTAATTAGGGTGGGTGCAGGGTGTATTATCACATGTATGTATGTACCTAAGGGGATGGCATAGTAATATATGCCTCTATATATAAAGAGGTAAATATATCCGTTTGTCCACACTCCATCTCCATGTCGTACTGCATACTTATGACGATACACGCTTCCACCATCAAGCCAACTTAAATGGCCTTGCTTTTGCTTAAATACTCTTTCCAATGTAGTTCATTGCTATCGGCTTAGTTGCATACTTGCATTTCTACAATTTGTTTGgtttatgttttactttttgtgtCTGATTCTTAATGGTGGTGGTTACTGATGGGGGTGTTGTTTGGTTGCGGTGGTCAGTACTTTTTGTGTGtaagggggtgtttgttattgtgattgcAAAGcagattttgcgttttcaaaataaattatgcgttttgaaaaaacatgtacGTACATGCTTCTTTAAAACTACGTTTTCatagcagataatcacttttttacacaaacactttttcagATTATCTGCGTTTTacgaacgtaataatcagataatcaattCAAAACGtattcccaaacaccctctaagaCATTTAAGTGCCCAGAAACTTGAACCAGTAGAGATATGATTATGAAGTGGTTGTATCATAATatacttctatttttttttctttcttttacttcATTCCTCTTGTGTTTACTTTGTACTCATGATTTGGTGTAATCTGGACAtgttataaagtataaacattACATTTGGCTATTAAGATCTACACTTCCACAGTATCTCTACCCTGGAATACTAAGTTAACGTATTCTGTTTACTGGATTGTTAGTACATAACCAAATCGATGTTTACTCATAAGTATTTACCATGCTCTCCCTTTGATTTGCAGAAAGAATCACCACTTGGGTTGGCCACACAATCTGCTCATCCGGGTATGTTCTGTTCATGTTAAATAAGATAGActtcaaaaaatcaataaaTCTAAGTTAAAGTTACAAGATCCATGCTAACATTAGTTGATTCTGTAATTGTATGAATCAATCTAACTTTAAGGTGTTTCAAACGCTCGGACAGTGGATCATCAAAATCTCACAATGTCAATAAAATTATACctcatttaacttttatatgCTTATATTTCATCTGGTTAAGTGTATATCCAAACACCCCTTATGTAATGCTAACTTTTTGTTTCATCTGCAGCTCGTTTTTCACCTGATGACAAGTTCTCTAGACAAAGAGTTCTCTTGAAGAAGTGTTTTGTATTACCGCCGACTCAACAACCACCCAGGAAGTATTGATGAGTAGATCTCTATCTGCCACTCTTGAAAATCATTATCATGTATGTTTTTAGCTCAGGTTTCCGCTACTTAAATTTTATTAGCCGTAGTTCCAGAGTGTTGTCCTTTGTCCTTCTTTTGACGGTGTCACatgttgtagacttgtagttgcACACCTTTTGTTCAGTCTAATGCAGCATGATTATAAGAAAATGatatcaaatattattattgcCATGGTTGGGTGTTCGTTCTGTTTTTTGTTTAACTTGGATGGCTTTTACCCTAGATAAAGCTATTATGTCATTGTGATTAGTCCGTGTTGAAAGTTGTAACGACTAATTGTGTACCGTTTAAATAGAGGAATATTAGGTTTACAAACAAAAGTTCTTATGAAAAATGACATTGTTtgagttttttaaaataatttaaagatgTCAACAGATGAGCTTAATCTCTTCCAACGCTTAGCCTTAGGGTTGGCAATGGGCCGGGTATGGTCCGGGTTTTGCAAATCCCAAACCCGGACCCAATTAAAAATCCTCATCCCAAATCCGGACCCGGACCTGACGAGTCCCCGTTTATTTACTAACCGTCGGGTAACGAGTTTCCTCACAAGTAAACGGAGAtccgttattattattattattattattatgttgtaaatgataaaattaaaaagtaagtaTTCAAACTTGACCTTAATACCAGTGTACAACGACCAGCCATAAAGCAATCCAATAACTTGATAGCTTCTATTAAAATAACATCTTAACTTAACACCATTAGTGTCTTTGTATACTTACTAGAGTGGTACCCGCGTGATGCGGCAAAACCTGAAGAAAAAAATGGTGATTAAGTGGTGATActatgttattacataaatgtgcTATTCAACTCATGTGTTTTTTAGTCCGGCTGAAGATGTAAACCGCCGTTGTTTGCGGGGAGGGGTTTATATGTTGATGGGTTATTAAATTCATTAACGCAAATGTTTTAAACAATAATCTATATGAAGCTATCATCATAACAATTGTTTATCTAAAAGTAAGGCAGATGCGTACTAAAATTTATAACGATGGATTAGTATCAATAAgtcaaaatacataaataacacCTTTTTTTAACGGTAATTTCGGTACTTGCATGATGCATTGTGTGGTGGTAGTTTAAATGTAGAGGGTatatttgataatttaaaagTAGATGGTTGAAATGGGgagggggtagtttgtttatatagagagTATAGATTTGTAGAGGCATACAACCATACTGAAATTTGCTACCAATATATTACTGTATTTTAGAATATATGATTTGAAgcactaaaatataaaaaggagCCTTCTGTTGTTATTATTAGcatcatttttattatcattatcattatttgatttttattattatatacggGTCGGGTATATGGGTTTGTGACGGGTTTCGGGTATGTGAGTTTTCATCTAAAAACATCCCCGGACCCGAATccgcaaaaaaaatttaaaatcatccCGATACCCGACCCTAGACCCACTTACTCGGGCCCGAACTTGGCCCAAAAATGTTGGGTTTTGGATTTCCCCATCGGGTACAGGTTTCTTTGCCATCCATAGTTAGCATTTTGTTTCACACCGCCTCTTCACTTGTGCTCGTTAGTTGTTTTTAGGAATCAATCttctttgtgtatatatatatatatatagttcatgACTTCATGTGAGAACTATTTTAATTGTAAGAACTATGATAACCACTATATTATAACTTCATGTTCAATATGTGATAGCTACATGTGAGCAAattcgttcacatatgaacagaTTATACTTAATATTATCTATGTTTGATTTTCAATTGAACCTTTACAttgcatgtatgtatgtaaaatAATGTGATAAAAGAAGTAACGTGTTATTGCTACTATTTGCTAATGTGTGTCAATTTAGAAATGCTGAGATAGTATTAGTAACAGTCTAATAAATCACTCTTGGGAGTTGGGAGTGTTCTCACAACTCACAAATGTTACAAACTTCCGAGTTTGGTCTTGAAGTAGTAACCACGTAAGCATCAATTACAAGtgtcatgaatatatataatccaACATTAATAGGCAAATGTCGTGATAACAGAGAAAGAGAGTAGAAAGGGTGAGTTGGCAAATAAAGAGGAATAACCAAGTGGAATATGTTGTGTCATTTTCATAGCCTATTGGCGTGTTTGGCTTGTTGCTTTGTTGCCCACCGCTCTTACTTGTTTTTCAGCCGTTTCGGTATTGAATTAGACAAAAGTAAGGAAAGAAAGATTTTGCTCAATGCCATTTTTTACGGGTTATAAGTAGGAAtgttgttttcatttttcaccTAAATAGTAGAAAGGATCATCCAACCTTTATATGGGATGAtgattgaacccatgacctatTTCTTCAAAAGCTAAAGTGTTTAACACTAATCCAATGCTTtgaattaaacaaaagtctgaagtaaaattaattattgTAAAACACCTTCGACCCATGAACAACATCGTTCAATATAAACTATATTGTTTTAATCGGacttaaagtaaataaaatgagTTCCAAAATAAAAATGCCCATCAGAACGCATGAGTCAAAAAACTTCATAGATTTAATCattgtaaaaaaaacaaaattaatttggtACATAAAATTCCACAAATGttgtcctaaaataactatgtGGTCTAAGTTAGTACTACATAAAATaatgctcgtatatataaaatagtttgtcaataaataaataaacattagTTGAGTGTGAAAGCACAGTAAGCACAAATTACAAAAAGCACGGAcactcaaaaacacacacacacacacacaactgatctcaaaatcaaaatcaaaataagaaaTCATAAAGAAATGGCGATACGATTCAATCCTCCGGTGACGACGATGCCATCGGTGAAGTACCGATCATTTTCGTTTCAGAAACCAGCGAATCATCTAAGATCTCATCATAAATTCACCATGGCTTCTACCATTGGTTCCTCCGCCCCTAAGTaagtttttacatttatttatatatctatctatctatatatataatcaatcaaatttatatatttcattttttaatatgtgttCTAAGAACATTCTTAAAATAACAACGGtgacaacacttaaaaaaacatcattttgatgcattaaaagtccataaaactaacatggtGTTAGACTAATTATCATTTatgtgtataacaacacattggcctgtcaaaatcaagaaagaaaatcatgttttttttttttcatccatcttggatgcatattcttcaaaatgatgcatcaaaaaaaaaaaacgtgatttttttgattttgacggatcaatgtcttgttaaacacttaaataatgataattagttatgcactatgttagttatatggatttttaatacatcaaaatgatatttttaagtgttatcaccgttctcaccagagtgttaccatatacatatatatatatatagaggaaagttatttttagtacaagagttacaaaaagtacaaggtatttcctcctttttcttccttcttctttccatctccgaccaccgccaccaccaccatgatcatctccgaccaccaccatgatcctccggcgacggcgaccatctccggcgagagttacacatgtgtaactaacttacacatgtgtaagtacaactttttttctagcattttagggtctaaaatttcctggttttttccttcgcgagacaatcaccaccagccaccatcatctccgaccaccccaaccacggtgccggcatcaagggctttcgcccgtaccgtatcaaaccgtcaccatctcttggatcgccgcccatcaaatccatatgattcccatatgcgtcccttgacggtcaacttagaacggatgagggcctctggcctctggcccgtaccgtatccacccgaaaacgaacctgattctcgccggaaagttaacttacacatgtgtaagttgtagttacacatgtgtaagtctcgccggagatggtcgccgtcgccgaagaatcatggtggtggtcggagatgattatggtggtggtggtggtggtcggagatggaaggaacaagcatgtgtaagttaacttagacatgtacttttttaaatgcttgtattataaataacccacccctatatatatatatatatatatctcatgaAATGTGTTTGATTGTTAATTTGTTTCTCATACGGAACTACTCTAGTTATTACTAGTAGTATATTATAGtcatacatacataaaatacttatatatgtatctgtatatatttattgtgattGTGATTGTAattaaagtttatttatttgttatatttgtGGTTTTCAACATTTGGATTATATCtcgtatgatttttttttaaaaatccctTTAAATACCTAATTCAAATATCTTTGATATTCTGatgttattttcaaaaatacaaatttaatcTGGCTTAGTTTAACTAGTTATTTAgggatgtattttttttttttttccaaatatttaTAAGCTCAAATGTGTTTGCGTGATGGTAGTGTAACGGTGGCGGACATGCAATGTAAAATTGGATGTCACTATCCAAATCTTGTCCGCATGTTCCTTTAACCATAGTGTTATGCAATTCCTTTTCATGTTAGTCATTACGCGGGTAACTATTGTGCcggtttcctttttcttttttaataaaaataaagcgTAAGGAATTTGAAAGTGTTACATTTTTTCATGATATGGAGGCATATTctctgtctttttttttttttttttttttttttttgcgtatTATGCTGAAAGATTTACCAATGTTATTTCATCTTACTTCCGATACAAGTGAATTCAAGTGTTCTTTTGCTATAACTTAAATTATTGAATTTTAGCCGaggccttttttttttcacggATCATCGTGAAATGGGTAGAATGTACTTGATCCAAGTCTATTTTGAAATCTTTAGGCTTTCTCTTATAGCCTAGTTACTTGTAAGATATGTAGATGGTAATTTATATATGCTCTTAAATAATTGATTTTCACATCAATCTATGTAACTGGGAACTGGGTTATGATAGTTTGCTAAACTTCTGTACatagttataaaatttgttCAATACAAATATTCGTTTCGTTTCGCAATTGTTATTTCCTTAATTGATTATAGCCTTTCTACGTTAGTCACTGATCCTGATTGTCAGGCTACATACTTTAGCGATTATACTAAAAATTTGGGCTTCAACTAATCCAAAAGCTCGTGTCCATTTTGTTCATGTTGCTCTTATCTTATGACTAGTATCCTCGTGTAGGTAGATATCAGAAGTTTCCAGTGAGATAGCCGGCAAGTGTCAATCAAACTAGCATGTGTCTTATTATAATATGTTCTGTTTGTGATTCTTTTAGTAAACTTATGGGTAAATTGAGCTTCTGTAGTGCTTATGTTGATCTTTCTACTGTTATGACATGTCAAATTATAAAAGGGATTCTTTGTCAATATGGAAGCTGTAATTCCTTCTTTGGGCTGATACTCATTTGGCCATCTCTTAATCTCTTATACAGGGTTGAAACTACCAAAAAGCCCTTTACCCCTCCACGGGAGGTTCACGTTCAAGTGACACACTCTATGCCACCACAAAAATTGGAGATTTTTAAATCTATAGAGGGTTGGGCCGAGCAGAATATATTGACTCTCCTCAAGCCAGTGGAGAAATGTTGGCAAGCATCAGACTTCTTGCCAGATTCTGCATCTGATGGATTTTTTGAAGAAGTGAATGAGCTAAGAGAGAGGGCAAAGGAACTTCCTGATGATTACTTTGTTGTTTTGGTTGGAGATATGGTTACAGAGGAAGCCCTACCTACTTACCAAACTATGCTTAATACCCTAGATGGTGTTCGGGATGAAACAGGGGCCAGCCTTACTCCTTGGGCTGTGTGGACACGGGCTTGGACTGCTGAAGAAAACAGACATGGTGACCTCCTCCACCAGTATCTCTATCTTTCTGGGCGGGTCGACATGAGACAGATTGATGTGACAACCCAATATCTGATTGGGTCTGGAATGGTAAGTTTCCTGTTTTCAGCTTACGCTTTTATTATAAATCTTACCCTCTTTATCTTTTGCTGTGAATCATTGAGTTGGCATATGGGGAGGTTGGGCGGGTTGGCTAACAAGCCAAAAAGGGTTTTGGTCACTCCAATGGCTAGGTCTGGCAAGACCTGAAATATTCGCgtccaatttttattttattttttaatataaataatttgttaCACTTTAAGCATCTTTCAAGTCGGTTAATTAACAACATACTGAATCACAACATACGACAATTTTGTAGCATTTTAtcttgatgtatatatatttctttgcATGCACTTCCAGGATCCCCGCACAGAAAACAATCCATACCTTGGGTTCATCTACACGTCTTTTCAAGAACGTGCCACCTTCATCTCCCACGGGAACACTGCCAGGCATGCAAAGGAGCACGGGGACTTAAAACTGGCTCAAATCTGTGGTATAATTGCAGCTGATGAGAAACGGCATGAAACTGCCTACACCAAAATAGTTGAAAAGTTATTTGAGATCGACCCTGATGGCACTGTTCTTTGTTTTGCTGACATGATGAGAAAGAAGATCGCCATGCCCGCCCACTTGATGTATGATGGGCGTGATGACTACCTCTTTGATCATTTCTCGGCTGTTGCCCAAAGACTGGGTGTATATACTGCCAAAGACTATGCAGACATTTTGGAATTCCTGGTTGGTCGGTGGAAAGTAGCAGATTTAACCGGGCTATCTGGTGAAGGGCGTAGAGCCCAAGACTATGTTTGTGGACTGCCCTCGAGAATCAGAAAGCTCGAGGAGAGGGCTTCAGCAAGGGCAAAAGAAGGCCCAACCATATCATTCAGCTGGAT is drawn from Erigeron canadensis isolate Cc75 chromosome 9, C_canadensis_v1, whole genome shotgun sequence and contains these coding sequences:
- the LOC122581888 gene encoding stearoyl-[acyl-carrier-protein] 9-desaturase, chloroplastic-like — protein: MAIRFNPPVTTMPSVKYRSFSFQKPANHLRSHHKFTMASTIGSSAPKVETTKKPFTPPREVHVQVTHSMPPQKLEIFKSIEGWAEQNILTLLKPVEKCWQASDFLPDSASDGFFEEVNELRERAKELPDDYFVVLVGDMVTEEALPTYQTMLNTLDGVRDETGASLTPWAVWTRAWTAEENRHGDLLHQYLYLSGRVDMRQIDVTTQYLIGSGMDPRTENNPYLGFIYTSFQERATFISHGNTARHAKEHGDLKLAQICGIIAADEKRHETAYTKIVEKLFEIDPDGTVLCFADMMRKKIAMPAHLMYDGRDDYLFDHFSAVAQRLGVYTAKDYADILEFLVGRWKVADLTGLSGEGRRAQDYVCGLPSRIRKLEERASARAKEGPTISFSWIFDRQVKL